One Capsicum annuum cultivar UCD-10X-F1 chromosome 2, UCD10Xv1.1, whole genome shotgun sequence genomic window carries:
- the LOC107859102 gene encoding callose synthase 11, which yields MNLRQRPPLTRGNASPVPQPPHFEPFNIIPINNLLADHPSLRYPEVRAASAALRAVGDLRLPPFMPWRDSMDLMDWLGLFFGFQDDNVKNQRENLVLHLANSQMRLQPPPSAPDRLDNGVLRQFRQKLLKNYSSWCSYLGKKSQVRLSRRQNPELTRRELLYVCMYLLVWGEAANLRFAPECLCYIYHHMALELNYILDGHFDENTGHPFVPSTCKQFGFLDKVVTPIYVTIKGEVERSRSGTAPHSAWRNYDDINEFFWSRKCFRRLKWPLDLSSGFLDTTVGRRVGKTGFVEQRTFWNIFRSFDRLWVLLILFFQAAVIVAWQGTDYPWDALERRDVQAQLLTLFITWAGLRFIQSILDAGTQYSLVTRDTMWIGVRMVLKSVVAVTWAVVFGVFYARIWVQKNSDRRWSYEANQRIITFLKVALVFIIPELLALVLFILPWIRNLIENTDWPIFYLITWWFHTRIFVGRGLREGLINNIKYTLFWIAVLASKFIFSYFFQIRPLLGPTRALLKLNNVKYKWHEFFGSTNEVATVLLWIPVVLIYLVDLQIWYTIYSSIVGGTVGLFSHIGEIRNIKQLRLRFQFFASALQFNLMPENQTVDAKTTLVHKLRNAIHRVKLRYGLGQPFKKIESSQVDATRFALIWNEIIITLREEDLVSDHELELMELPPNCWDIKVIRWPCFLLCNELLLALSHARELADAPDRWVWFRICKNEYRRCAVIEAYDSIKYLLLEIIKYDTEEHSIVTALFHDTDDCIHFERFTKAYKMTVLPRIHEKLVSLIEILLRPEPDLRDMVSVLQALYEVSVREFPRVKKRREQLIQEGLCPSNPDANQGLLFVNAIRFPDVQDAFFYRQLRRLQTILTSRDSMHYVPRNKEARRRIAFFSNSLFMNMPRAPQVEKMMAFSVLTPYYDEEVVFGKESLRSPNEDGVSTIFYLQRIYDDEWENFMERMRREGLQDENEIWNTKAREIRLWASYRGQTLSRTVRGMMYYYRALKMLSFLDSASEVDIRHGSQEITSLGSLNQNGHLNGVDPGMLQTSRNLHRSSSSVTLLFKGPEFGAALMKFTYVVTCQVYGSQKRKGDPRAEEILNLMKHNEALRIAYVDEVYLGRNEVEYFSVLVKYDQQLKREVEIYRIKLPGPLKLGEGKPENQNHAIIFTRGDAVQTIDMNQDNYFEEALKMRNLLEEFKENYGIRKPTILGVRENIFTGSVSSLAWFMSAQETSFVTLGQRILANPLKVRMHYGHPDVFDRFWFLSRGGISKASKVINISEDIFAGFNCTLRGGNVTHHEYIQVGKGRDVGLNQIAMFEAKVASGNGEQALSRDVYRLGHRLDFFRMLSFFYTTVGFFFNNMIVVAMVYTFLWGRLYFALSGVEEHASKNASSNKALGSILNQQFVIQLGVFTALPMIVENSLEHGFLPAVWDFITMQLQLASLFFTYSMGTRAHFFGRTILHGGAKYRATGRGFVVQRKSFGENYRLYARSHFIKAIELGVILVVYSSRSPVFKDTFVYLAMTISSWFLVVSWITSPFVFNPSGFDWLKTVYDFDEFMHWIWYNRGVFVKADHSWETWWYEEQDHLRTTGLWGKLLEIILDLRFFFFQYGIVYQLRIAAGKTSIGVYLLSWIIMVAVVAIYIAIAYAKDKYAMKQHIYYRLVQLLVILVTVLVIVILLKFTLFTLLDLITSLLAFIPTGWGLIQIALVLRPFLESTLVWSTVVSLARLYDMMLGLIVMAPLAFLSWMPGFQSMQTRILFNEAFSRGLQISRILTGKTS from the coding sequence ATGAATCTCCGGCAGCGTCCACCACTCACGCGCGGTAACGCGTCGCCGGTGCCTCAGCCACCCCATTTCGAGCCTTTCAACATTATACCGATCAATAATTTGTTGGCTGACCACCCTTCTTTAAGGTACCCAGAAGTGCGTGCTGCTTCAGCTGCTCTACGCGCCGTCGGGGATCTCCGGCTACCGCCGTTCATGCCATGGCGTGACTCCATGGACCTCATGGACTGGCTTGGACTCTTCTTTGGCTTCCAAGATGATAACGTGAAGAATCAAAGGGAAAACTTGGTTCTTCATTTGGCTAACTCTCAAATGCGCCTTCAACCACCGCCTTCCGCCCCGGACCGCCTTGACAATGGTGTCCTCCGGCAGTTCAGGCAAAAGTTACTGAAGAATTACTCATCTTGGTGTTCATATCTGGGGAAGAAGTCGCAAGTTCGCTTGTCAAGACGCCAAAATCCAGAACTTACTCGTCGTGAGTtgttgtatgtatgtatgtatttgttGGTTTGGGGTGAGGCTGCAAATCTTCGTTTTGCTCCTGAATGTTTGtgttatatatatcatcatatggCGTTGGAGCTAAATTACATTCTTGATGGTCACTTTGATGAGAATACTGGACACCCTTTTGTTCCTTCCACTTGTAAGCAGTTTGGTTTCTTGGATAAAGTTGTTACTCCCATTTATGTGACAATTAAGGGTGAAGTTGAGAGGAGTAGAAGTGGCACTGCTCCTCATTCAGCTTGGAggaattatgatgatattaatgagtTCTTTTGGAGTAGGAAGTGTTTCCGGAGGCTGAAATGGCCTCTGGACTTGTCAAGTGGTTTTCTTGATACTACTGTAGGTAGGAGAGTTGGTAAGACAGGGTTTGTGGAGCAGAGGACGTTCTGGAATATTTTTAGGAGCTTTGATAGGTTGTGGGTGTTGTTGATACTATTCTTTCAGGCTGCTGTTATTGTTGCTTGGCAAGGTACAGATTATCCATGGGATGCTTTGGAAAGGAGGGATGTGCAAGCGCAGTTGCTTACTCTCTTCATAACTTGGGCTGGTTTGAGGTTTATTCAGTCAATCCTTGATgctggaactcagtatagtttagTTACCAGGGATACAATGTGGATTGGTGTGAGAATGGTCTTGAAAAGTGTAGTTGCTGTGACATGGGCTGTTGTGTTTGGAGTGTTCTATGCAAGAATTTGGGTCCAGAAGAATTCTGATAGGAGGTGGTCATACGAGGCGAACCAAAGGATCATCACCTTTCTTAAGGTTGCTCTGGTGTTTATCATCCCAGAGTTGTTAGCTCTTGTTCTTTTCATTCTCCCATGGATACGAAATTTGATTGAAAACACAGACTGGCCAATCTTTTACTTAATAACGTGGTGGTTTCACACCAGGATTTTTGTTGGTCGCGGACTCAGAGAAGGGCTTATTAATAACATAAAGTACACATTGTTCTGGATTGCTGTATTGGCGTCCAAATTTATCTTCAGTTATTTCTTTCAAATAAGGCCTCTGCTTGGTCCTACTCGAGCTCTTTTGAAGTTGAATAATGTGAAGTATAAGTGGCATGAATTTTTTGGTAGCACCAATGAGGTAGCAACTGTTTTGTTGTGGATTCCAGTTGTTCTTATTTATCTAGTTGACCTGCAGATCTGGTATACTATATATTCCTCAATTGTAGGAGGAACAGTGGGACTGTTCTCACATATAGGTGAAATTAGGAACATTAAACAGCTCAGACTTAGATTCCAGTTCTTTGCTAGTGCATTGCAGTTCAATCTGATGCCCGAGAATCAAACTGTTGATGCTAAGACCACCCTGGTTCACAAGCTTCGGAATGCAATACATCGGGTTAAGTTAAGATATGGCCTTGGACAGCCATTCAAGAAGATTGAATCGAGCCAGGTGGACGCAACTAGGTTTGCCTTAATATGGAATGAGATCATCATAACTCTGAGGGAGGAAGACCTCGTGAGTGATCATGAGCTGGAGCTGATGGAGTTGCCACCAAACTGTTGGGATATTAAGGTTATTCGCTGGCCGTGTTTTCTCTTGTGCAACGAGTTGCTTCTTGCTCTCAGCCATGCAAGGGAGCTGGCAGATGCACCTGATAGATGGGTTTGGTTTAGGATATGCAAGAATGAGTATAGGAGATGTGCAGTGATTGAGGCTTATGACAGCATCAAATACTTGCTGCTAGAGATCATAAAATACGACACTGAAGAGCATTCAATAGTCACTGCACTTTTCCATGATACTGATGATTGCATTCACTTTGAAAGGTTCACTAAAGCCTACAAGATGACCGTCTTACCACGCATTCATGAGAAGTTGGTGTCTCTTATTGAGATTTTACTCAGGCCAGAGCCGGATTTGCGTGATATGGTCAGTGTATTACAGGCTTTGTATGAGGTTTCAGTTCGGGAATTTCCAAGGGTGAAGAAGAGAAGAGAACAACTGATACAGGAAGGTCTTTGTCCTTCAAATCCAGATGCCAATCAAGGGCTTCTTTTTGTAAATGCAATAAGGTTTCCTGATGTCCAAGATGCTTTCTTCTATAGGCAGCTGCGCCGTTTGCAGACAATTCTTACTTCCAGAGATTCAATGCACTATGTTCCAAGAAATAAAGAAGCAAGACGGCGTATTGCTTTCTTCAGTAACTCTCTTTTTATGAATATGCCACGAGCTCCCCAGGTAGAGAAGATGATGGCCTTTAGCGTCTTGACCCCTTACTATGACGAGGAAGTTGTGTTTGGCAAAGAAAGTCTTAGGAGTCCAAATGAAGATGGAGTATCCACCATATTTTATTTGCAAAGGATTTATGATGATGAGTGGGAGAATTTCATGGAACGGATGCGAAGAGAAGGACTGCAGGATGAGAATGAGATATGGAACACTAAAGCGAGGGAGATCCGTCTCTGGGCATCGTACAGGGGGCAGACTCTGTCCCGCACTGTAAGAGGCATGATGTATTATTACAGGGCTCTCAAGATGCTTTCCTTCCTTGATTCTGCTTCGGAGGTTGATATAAGACATGGCTCACAAGAAATTACTTCACTTGGTTCATTGAACCAAAATGGTCACTTGAACGGGGTAGACCCTGGCATGTTACAAACTTCTCGAAATCTACACAGATCGAGTAGCAGTGTCACCCTTCTTTTCAAAGGACCCGAGTTTGGTGCTGCTCTAATGAAATTCACTTATGTGGTGACCTGCCAGGTGTATGGTTCTCAGAAGAGGAAGGGTGATCCACGTGCTGAGGAGATCCTAAACTTGATGAAGCATAATGAGGCTCTTCGAATTGCTTATGTAGATGAGGTTTACTTGGGAAGAAATGAAGTGGAATACTTTTCTGTTCTAGTGAAGTATGATCAACAACTGAAGAGAGAAGTGGAAATTTATCGCATAAAATTGCCCGGTCCTCTGAAACTTGGGGAGGGTAAGCCGGAGAATCAGAACCATGCCATTATCTTCACCAGAGGTGATGCAGTTCAGACCATAGACATGAATCAAGACAATTACTTTGAAGAGGCACTTAAGATGCGGAATCTATTGGAGGAATTCAAGGAGAATTATGGTATAAGGAAGCCCACCATTCTGGGAGTTCGTGAAAATATCTTCACTGGTTCTGTGTCATCTCTTGCTTGGTTCATGTCTGCCCAGGAGACAAGTTTTGTGACTCTGGGGCAACGCATTCTTGCCAATCCTCTCAAGGTACGGATGCACTATGGTCATCCAGATGTCTTTGATAGGTTTTGGTTCTTGTCCAGAGGTGGCATCAGCAAGGCTTCCAAGGTGATCAATATAAGTGAGGATATATTTGCTGGATTCAATTGTACCTTGCGAGGTGGCAATGTTACCCACCATGAATACATACAAGTGGGTAAGGGAAGGGATGTTGGATTGAATCAGATCGCCATGTTTGAGGCTAAGGTTGCTAGTGGTAACGGTGAACAAGCTTTGAGCAGAGATGTGTACAGGTTGGGTCATAGACTTGATTTCTTTCGCATGCTTTCGTTCTTCTACACGACTGTTGGCTTCTTTTTTAACAACATGATAGTGGTGGCAATGGTCTATACATTTTTGTGGGGCCGCCTTTATTTTGCACTCAGTGGTGTTGAGGAGCACGCCAGCAAAAATGCCAGCAGCAACAAAGCACTTGGTTCAATTTTGAATCAGCAGTTTGTTATCCAGCTTGGTGTTTTCACTGCCCTCCCTATGATTGTGGAGAACTCTTTGGAGCATGGTTTCCTTCCAGCAGTCTGGGATTTTATAACTATGCAATTGCAGCTTGCCTCACTATTTTTCACATACTCAATGGGAACCCGTGCACATTTCTTTGGTAGGACCATTCTGCATGGTGGAGCAAAGTACCGAGCAACTGGGCGTGGTTTTGTTGTGCAGCGCAAGAGCTTTGGTGAAAACTATCGACTATATGCTCGCAGCCACTTTATCAAAGCAATCGAACTTGGAGTGATCCTGGTTGTGTATTCTTCACGTAGCCCCGTGTTTAAGGATACATTTGTGTATTTAGCTATGACTATATCAAGTTGGTTCCTTGTAGTGTCATGGATAACGTCTCCCTTTGTGTTCAATCCCTCTGGGTTTGACTGGTTAAAAACTGTGTACGACTTTGATGAATTCATGCATTGGATTTGGTACAATCGAGGAGTTTTTGTAAAAGCAGATCACAGTTGGGAGACATGGTGGTATGAAGAACAGGACCACTTGAGAACTACTGGTCTCTGGGGAAAGTTGCTTGAGATTATTTTAGATCTtcgtttcttcttctttcaaTATGGAATTGTGTATCAATTACGCATTGCTGCTGGTAAAACCAGTATTGGTGTTTACTTGCTGTCTTGGATTATTATGGTTGCCGTTGTGGCAATTTACATTGCAATTGCATATGCCAAGGACAAATATGCGATGAAGCAGCACATATATTACCGACTGGTGCAGTTGCTTGTCATTCTGGTCACAGTATTGGTGATTGTTATATTGTTGAAGTTCACCCTGTTTACGCTGCTTGACTTGATCACAAGTTTGTTGGCATTTATTCCTACTGGATGGGGCTTAATCCAAATTGCCTTAGTGCTCCGGCCCTTTTTGGAGTCTACTTTGGTTTGGAGCACTGTTGTGTCCTTGGCTCGGCTATATGACATGATGCTTGGGTTAATTGTTATGGCTCCTCTGGCATTTCTATCATGGATGCCTGGTTTTCAATCCATGCAGACAAGGATATTGTTTAATGAAGCTTTCAGCAGGGGCCTTCAGATTTCTCGTATCCTCACAGGCAAAACTTCGTAA